Proteins encoded within one genomic window of Balaenoptera musculus isolate JJ_BM4_2016_0621 chromosome 12, mBalMus1.pri.v3, whole genome shotgun sequence:
- the LOC118905052 gene encoding homocysteine-responsive endoplasmic reticulum-resident ubiquitin-like domain member 2 protein — protein sequence MTSHQFPYVMQGNVDNQLPGQAVPAGLPGYPAFSPLQMLWWQQMYTHQYDTQYQAAVSAQATSNASPAQPAASQPLNVAHVPGEEPSPAPNLVAQENRPMDANVQRNAQGGPVLNQEDFSGDQLGWMCTSSRAAVPPSIVYCSSSFSRFIMVMGAMLLVYLHRAGWFPFRQEGGQQQAPNNNAQVNNDVQNANNLELEEMELLMDDGLEDESAEDAGEDASAIQRPGLMAAAWSFITTFFTSRILEGPPQLANET from the coding sequence ATGACTAGTCATCAGTTCCCATATGTAATGCAAGGAAATGTAGACAACCAGCTTCCTGGGCAGGCTGTTCCGGCTGGACTCCCAGGGTATCCCGCTTTCAGCCCACTGCAGATGCTGTGGTGGCAACAGATGTATACCCATCAGTATGATACGCAATATCAAGCTGCAGTTTCAGCTCAGGCCACATCAAATGCCAGTCCAGCCCAGCCTGCTGCCTCACAGCCTCTAAATGTGGCACATGTTCCTGGAGAAGAACCCTCACCGGCTCCAAACCTAGTGGCCCAAGAAAATCGACCCATGGATGCGAATGTTCAGAGGAACGCACAGGGAGGTCCAGTGCTGAACCAAGAAGACTTCAGTGGAGACCAGCTAGGCTGGATGTGCACGTCCTCACGGGCCGCCGTGCCCCCTAGCATCGTGTACTGCTCTTCCTCTTTTAGTCGCTTCATCATGGTAATGGGAGCCATGCTACTGGTTTATTTACACCGAGCTGGATGGTTTCCTTTTAGGCAAGAAGGAGGTCAGCAACAGGCTCCCAACAATAATGCCCAAGTCAACAATGATGTGCAGAATGCAAACAATCTAGAACTTGAAGAAATGGAGCTTCTTATGGATGATGGGCTTGAAGATGAGAGTGCAGAAGATGCAGGTGAAGATGCCAGTGCAATTCAAAGGCCTGGATTAATGGCAGCAGCTTGGTCTTTTATCACCACCTTCTTTACTTCACGAATACTAGAGGGGCCTCCCCAGCTTGCCAATGAGACCTGA